The proteins below come from a single Campylobacter sp. CCUG 57310 genomic window:
- a CDS encoding RluA family pseudouridine synthase: MKEEKAYKLLALQEGISNNEAKELIDSGLVSAKGQKIVVARAMMSVATKFSVQKMPKPSVIFEDENLIAINKPAFLTSEKVSQIYKFPLLHRLDKETSGVLLLVKNEEFQKKAIEEFKHHRVKKEYIAMVKGILSEDVRVDEPIITLKNKGGAYSKISKDGKEAVSIISPIMVAGKKSLVRVEIPTGRTHQIRVHLNHIGFGIVGDEKYAKNRSKRMYLHAYKIEILGYKFRANLGSDFNDFGFEIGKNFEV; encoded by the coding sequence GTGAAAGAGGAAAAAGCTTATAAACTCCTTGCTTTGCAAGAGGGAATTTCAAACAACGAAGCAAAGGAGCTCATAGATAGCGGATTAGTAAGCGCAAAGGGACAAAAAATCGTAGTTGCAAGAGCTATGATGAGTGTTGCTACTAAATTTAGCGTGCAGAAGATGCCAAAACCTAGCGTGATATTTGAAGATGAAAATTTAATCGCTATCAATAAGCCTGCGTTTTTGACATCGGAAAAAGTAAGTCAAATTTACAAATTTCCGCTTTTGCACCGTCTTGATAAAGAGACCAGCGGAGTGCTTTTGCTCGTTAAAAATGAGGAATTTCAAAAAAAAGCCATTGAGGAATTTAAACATCACCGAGTAAAAAAAGAGTATATCGCGATGGTTAAAGGAATTTTAAGCGAAGATGTAAGAGTCGATGAACCTATAATCACTCTTAAAAATAAAGGCGGAGCGTATTCGAAAATTTCAAAAGACGGGAAAGAGGCTGTTTCTATAATCTCACCTATCATGGTGGCAGGCAAAAAAAGCTTGGTGAGAGTTGAAATCCCAACAGGCAGAACGCATCAGATAAGAGTGCACCTAAATCATATCGGATTTGGTATAGTCGGCGATGAAAAATACGCTAAAAATAGATCAAAACGAATGTATTTGCATGCATATAAGATAGAAATTTTAGGATATAAATTTAGGGCGAATTTGGGAAGTGATTTTAATGATTTTGGCTTTGAGATAGGCAAGAATTTTGAAGTTTAA